CGTAGCCTGGAAATACTGCTCGTCGCATAGTTGGGTTAATTCCGATGTGACTTTGAATTTGTGTCCAAGAATTCGTCGTCTGCGGTCTTCAGTCTCACTGCATGCCGTACATCTACTATGCGACCTCTATTCGGCTGTATGAATCCCGATCAGACCAATCCACCATAAGCCATGTCTACCAGTCCCTTCCAATCCCATTCTCCCGGTCTCTCTCTAAAGCCCACTAATGCTTCGGCCCTCTTGATCctctctgctcttcctttctctccttcattGGACACTTCCAATCCCGTACAGTAAAACCTCTGCAACGCCAAAGCTAGAAGCTGAGCCTGTTGTTGCGATAACAAGAATCCGGGGTTAGACAGACTTCCTGCCGAACCTGATGATGCTGCCGCGGGGGAGATTTCGCCGCGCATAAGGACGAGTGAATGAGTTTGGGCGAGATCGGGATAATGCGTGAGAACGAGATATGGTTGTGCCCATTCGCCTGATTTCTTGAATTCTTCCAAGggagtgaagatgatgctAGTTGTCAAGGGTAAAGGTTCAGGATTCAGATCGGGACtaggtggagaggaagtcgTGGGAGTTGGGTGGAACAGCCATTGGAGGTAGAACATTTCATATTCGTCTGTTTTCACTTGCGACGTGGGAGTGGGGGCAGTAGACTCCGATGTCGGTTCTTCAGCAagtcgagggagaggtaGAACGAAAAATGGATTCCGACGAGCGAGTTCGAGCATTGACTTGTAGGTCTTTGCAGGGACAGAcgcagagaggaaagatgagGACATTGTGGGATGAGTTGCGTGATATGCAGTCCATATCTGAGAGATGGCAGCGGCGTCGTGGGGTGTCAAGTGAAGTAACGGAAGATTGATGATGCTCGAGAGAGGCTGCGACGAGATCGAATATACAGAATGACGATCAGCACAAGGTCACAACCATGCATGCTTGTCACATCCTGGGCCTCTTTGAATTTTGTAGAGATACAGAGGCCTCATACAGGATGGTACAAGCAACAGCGACAAGCGATAATCACTTAGCCCACCTTTATCCCTGATCGATCTCCCTCCGCTTGATTCCGCCCTCCCCCAgatttctcctccatcagcCCATCTTTGGGAGCAGTTTCGTATTCTGCGACGCTGGCCAactcatctctttctcgcGCATCTCTCTGAATCTGCTCAACAGCTCTTTCGGCGCCAGCACGGTCGTACTGTAACTGTTTGCTTTCCTCAGATTCATCTGGTATCAGACCGTGTTTTGGGGCAGTCTCGTATTCGgcaggagagggaagagattCTTGATCAACCCGACCTTGATCAACAGGGGTTTCTGCGACGTCGACAACGTTGGCGGCAGAGGGTTCGAATTGCCGTGCTCGTCCTTTGCTCTGTGATCTCCGTTTGAGCTCAGCTCGGACACTAGGTGCAatgaccttcttcttgagctCTTCCAGATCCTGGACTCCCTCGCTGCGAGCGATACGGTTTCAGCGCTGACTGGGATTGGTGCTTCTGAGGGATGGCTAACAACGGCTAGGACTGCACCAACAGAGGAAGGGCATATCTGAGAAGGGAGCGTCGTTTATACTCACGCCTCAATCTTCTGTTTCAACTTATCCCCATACTTCTCCTCGaactctctcttcttcctctcgatgAGTTCCCGGGGATGCAACTGTTTCTCAACTTCATTGAGGATATCGGAGCGAAGAGCAGTAGAAGCGAGCGCCCgagtggagagaagagcCGAGCATCGATGgaaagacgaggatgacgagcgGAGAGGACGGATGTGGGCCAGTCGGGGGATTAGGGTCGAAGACATGGTATCCTAACCAGGAAAGCGATGTGTGATGGCTGCTATGGTAAGCTGAAAGAGGTCTGAAAGTGAAAGATTGGGACTTTTTACGAAAGGATGATGTCGTTCTTTGACACTGAGTTAATCGATCGAGACTTTTGAGTTTGGTGGGGCTCCACGGTGATTCCCTCGACAGCAGAGACAGCAGagacagcagcagcagcagcagccaTACGCCTGTGACAGTCATGTCCCACTGTGACCTGCTACTATGCATACATTGTATagcttccttctcctcgagtATACATGCCAATTGCAACAAGGGCCAAACGACCGCTGATCCTTGTACTCGTGGCTTGCTTCTGTCTCCTCCCGCTCCTATATATCTCGACGCGTTCTcgacatctcatcgacaccCAATCATCTCCCGTCCAAGCCATGTCCGCAGCTATTGCCCCTCTGAAGCATCTCAAAGTCGCGCCCAACGGTGCACATACAGCCAcggtcatcttcctccatgTGAGTGGTATTACTACGATAATGACTTGCATAATACGTGCTGAACAGATTGACGCCAGGGTCTTGGAGATACTGGTATGTCATCATTCTGTCCAGCGTAATAGATAGCCTGATGCACGCTTCCTACCTCAGGTCATGGCTGGTTGCCCGTTGCCAAGATGTTATGGTCATCGTTCCCTGGCGTCAAATGGATCCTGCCTCATGCACCCTCGATCCCTATCACTCTCAACCATGGTATGTCGTCTGTCTGTTCTGCGCGTCAAGCGGTCCTTCCGTGGCGCCGTAATAGGCCTCGATGATCAGCAAGTACCAACCTCCCAGAACTGCAGTATGCTGATCGATCATGTAGGAATGACCTGCCCCGGGTGGTTCGACATCAACACCCTCGACAGGCTCACCGACTCGGTGCACGATGACGAAAAGGGTCTCCTTCAGTCTGTCGCCTCTGTAGACGCCTTGATCCAGGCAGAGGTGGATGCCGGTATCCCAGAGAACAAGATCATCCTCGGAGGGTTTTCTCAAGGCGGTGCAATTTCCATCTTGACGGCTCTCACCTCGAAGAGAAAGTTGGGCGGTGTGGTGGGGCTGAGTACTTGGGTCACATTGAATCACAAGATTGAGCAAGTGAGTGATATTGGGTTTTCTGTTCGATTGGTCAAATCGATGACGATTTACGCTGATATCTTATCTACTTTATTATTCAGCTCAAAAGCCCACACGCCCACGACACACCCATCTTCTGGGGTCATGGAGACAATGATCAAGTGGTTGGATATCAATGTGAGTCTGCGCTGTGTTACTCCTCCCCTGTCCCATCGCCTTAGTCTGTATTTGTGTAAGCTCACACTTGGGCTTTATAGATGGCCAACGCTCCGTCGAACTCCTGAAAAAGCTCGGGTTTCCTCTCTTGCCTCCCGGCAAAACTTTTGGACGCCCCGGTGTTCGATTCGAGACATACCCAGGAATGGGTCACTCTTCTACCCCTcaggagatcgaggattTCAAAGCTTGGTTAACAGAGGCCTTAAAGTGATAGAGATACAACGCGGGAACATTTTGGTCGGTTGGAAGTGACTACTGGAAAACAGCTGCTGGAAGAGTCCTGCTAGATGGTCGACATGGATGTGCAGAAGAACGTAAATCATCTAGAACAACATCTgtttcttcccctttgtCTGTTTGAGCTTGGCTCTGTGGGCCCACGCAATGATAGCTTATACTTTTCTATCGCTCGCAAACTCATGACACATTCACGACGCCGTTTCCCTCTGAAACTGGCGCTGCAACTGCCTCAtcgactcctccttccggAACTAAACCATCCGCCAACATTCTCTCCAGTTTTCTAACCTCCTCCGCAGTTTGTGCTCTCGTCAATGCTTCCACaacccttctcttctcgtcaggAGTCATCAATCTACCCTTCGCACCCTTTCCGCCTGTAGCGGCAGCGTTTTTTCCCGCCTTTGAGATCGCCGAGAGAGCGGCACCAGGGACACTGGACGTGGTAGGAATGGAAAGTTGATGGGCGAGAGAattgggaagagatgtCGTTGGGTCTGTGAGCAGTTTTCGAGCAGATTCTCGTGTTGAGTCTTTGATTCGTTCAAAGTCAAGGATATGAAGGTTTCCTTTCGCGACCTAAGAATGATCGAGCAGATTATGAGTGGAACTATCTCTTCGCGTGGTCCATGTGCTAGCGCCCGAAGCGACCCACCTTCCAGACCACGAACTCTCTGTAATGTTGTTGTTCTGTCACTGGGTTCCCTCTCAACGATAGATGCCGTAAAGCGGTCAGAGTCTCGAGGGGAACCAGCGTAGCGAGTGAGGTGATTGTATTGTTTGTGAGGACTGAGTGGATAGCATTcgcagatcatcagcttcttATCGTTGACATCCAGCAGGAGCGCTCTGAGGTCAATACGAGGCCGCACCTAATGTCACAAGATTGGGTATCTGTGAAAGCAAAGGTCAGTAGATAGCCTACTTGGAAAGGTTAGTTCGACTCACGTTTGGCGGTAATGATGGGCTGATGGAGGTGATTTGATTTTGAGCGGCATGTATAGCTTGCAGTCGGGGTGCTGCACAGTTCAGATCTAGTCAGTGAgcatcctctcctctccttccacttcgaATTCCCAGTGACAACGCACACAGTGGTATGTTCCCTAAGACCGTGATCGAGTTATCGGTGAGGTTTAATGTATCGTATGTCCCTTGGTGAGAAGCCAAATTTTCGATGACGGGTATTTGCAGGCCTACAATCAGTCGATACATCAGCGTCCATGTCCTGCCATCCTATCGGAATCCTCCTGTTGTTCTCCTAATCCTTCCGGGACCTCGCACAGGTAAAAGCCGGTATTctaccactcacctcgaagtTCTAACTCTCGTTCTTTCAGCGGGTTGAGATGCTACTACATGTTCAGCGTGATGAAGGCAGACAAGGGAGGAGCGCGATTGTAGGACTGAACTAACGGATGGTGCTTTCGAAACGAACTATAGGATATATGCGGGTTAGTGTTGACCGTcggaggaaggagatgaacagGTTCACTGACCTCTGGTGTAAGTCTCATTCTGAGTGGTATCTCTCGTCGAGTGTTGAGAAGAACTCTGAGAATACGCTGAATTGATTCTCCCGACTACACTACGGGTATCTTTCGTCGTGGCTTTTGATAcgttgaagatgaggagtgAAGCAGACTGGAGTGATTGATATATGTATATCAGCAGCAGTCGAGCAACATTCATCGCGAGCGCATGAAGCGACACAACGATGCGGACGGCGATATAGTGGATATTCCCGCCACGTGCTCGAGTGTGGCACCTGAAAAGGGTCAGATGGTGCCCCGGTGCTCTGCGTTGCGTCGCGTCCAATCCACGAACTGGGTCTGtgctttcttttctttttctttccttccttccagCCCACCGCCCACCAACCACCATACAATCgtcacctcctcatcttgtCATCGTCTCCACCTTGCATAGCACACACCGAGACAGGAGAGGACAGTCACAATGTCAGAAGGATACTACGAGAACCAACCCCTCTCAGCGACATCCAACGGAGGCTCCATCTCACCCAACGGTCATGCTTCGTACGCCGACACCTCTGCCAGATCAAACTTGACTTCACCCAACGGTCATGCGattgatggaggaggaagagcacCCTCACCCAACCACAATGCCTCTTACGGGAATGGTGGACAGGACGGATCGTTTGTGGGGGGAGGACTGAGTGCTGCTCAAAGCGCTAGTGCACCTCCTGCCAGGAAGAAGTTAGCAAGCTGGGTCGGGTTCAGTAACCTGCCCAATCAAGTACACAGGAAGAGTCTCAAGTGAGTTGCAGTCCGGCGTCATAATGTCCAACTTTGCAAGCTGTGAAGTGCGCGGACTCAGGCTGATATCCTGTGGGGAACACAGGCGAGGCTTCCAGTTCGTCGCAATGGTTGTTGGTACGTGCATGTCTCTTCACACAATGATATCTGCCAACTCGGTCCAGCAACTCGAGACGCGTTCCGAGACTCCTACCAATGTATGGCAACGTGACTGACACTGCTTCTATCTGTGTCCCGCCTTACAGGTGAATCAGGTCTCGGTAAATCCACTCTCATCAACACTCTTTTCGAAACCAAGCTCTATCAACCCAAGTCGATCCCTTCACCTGGCGCCGACCGGGGTAAAACTGTTCAAATCGAAAGCATCTCCGCGGGTGAGTCTTGCTTCAGAATTCTGGCATACTGGTGTGCGTCAAATGATGGGCTGCTGACAGTATGACCTTCCTTTTGGTAGATATCGAGGAGAATGGTGTACGACTCAAGTTGACCGTGGTGGACACACCCGGTTTTGGCGACTTTGTCAACAATGACGAAAGGTGTGACACGTCCTCTTTTGTTAGCTCGTGACTGACAGACACGCTGACTGATCTCCCATCCAGCTGGAGACCTATTGTCGATAACATCGAGTCTCGATTCGACAAATAcctcgagaacgagaacCGCGTCAATCGTCTCAAGTTTGAGGACAACAGGATTCACGCCTGTATCTACTTTATACAGCCTACTGGACACGCGTAAGCTGGGTGTCGCCTGTACCCGCGAATGTCGGCTGATAGGTTGAAAAGTCTCAAACCTATTGATATCGAATTCATGAGGAGGTTGCATACCAAGGTCAACCTCATTCCCGTCATTGCTAAGTCCGACACCATgaccgatgatgagattACACTGTTCAAGCAAAGGGTGTGTACACTCGTCACATCCAATTCGACAACACTGATTGACTTGTGAGGCCATCAGATTCTTGCCGATATCGCACATCACGGCATCCAGATTTTCGTGCCGCCGCAGtatgaggacgaggacgaggagaccATTCAGGAGAATGAGGAGATCCTTGTAAGTGTCTTTCAAGTGTTCCTCGATCCGTCTTCAAGCGCTCAAACGCTCATTGGCAACGTCGCACAGAGCAAAGTCCCTTTTGCTGTTGTCGGTTCAGATCACGTCGTCCAACTGCCCGACGGCCGTCAAGTGCGAGGACGAGCCTATCCATGGGGAGTTATCGAGGTGGACAACGAAGATCACTGCGATTTCGTCAAGCTTCGACAAATGCTGGTCAGGACCCATATGGAAGAATTGAGGGAGCACACCAACGATGTTCTGTACGAAAATTATCGAACGGAAAAGCTGAGGGCTATGGGTGTTTCTCAGGATGAGACCGTCTTCAGAGAGACCAAGCGAGTGCTTCCTGATGAGTGGGAACTAGGAGCTGACGGTATAGCCTTCTAGTCCCGCCGCCAAGCAAGCTGAAGAGCGAGCGCTGcacgaggtgagtgtctgcATCGCAAGTTCC
The Kwoniella newhampshirensis strain CBS 13917 chromosome 10 map unlocalized Ctg14, whole genome shotgun sequence genome window above contains:
- a CDS encoding acyl-protein thioesterase 1, which translates into the protein MPIATRAKRPLILVLVACFCLLPLLYISTRSRHLIDTQSSPVQAMSAAIAPLKHLKVAPNGAHTATVIFLHGLGDTGHGWLPVAKMLWSSFPGVKWILPHAPSIPITLNHGMTCPGWFDINTLDRLTDSVHDDEKGLLQSVASVDALIQAEVDAGIPENKIILGGFSQGGAISILTALTSKRKLGGVVGLSTWVTLNHKIEQLKSPHAHDTPIFWGHGDNDQVVGYQYGQRSVELLKKLGFPLLPPGKTFGRPGVRFETYPGMGHSSTPQEIEDFKAWLTEALK